A single Callithrix jacchus isolate 240 chromosome 4, calJac240_pri, whole genome shotgun sequence DNA region contains:
- the CITED2 gene encoding cbp/p300-interacting transactivator 2, translating into MADHMMAMNHGRFPDGTNGLHHHPAHRMGMGQFPSPHHHQQQQPQHAFNALMGEHIHYGAGNMNATSGIRHAMGPGTVNGGHPPSALAPAARFNNSQFMAPPVASQGGSLPASMQLQKLNNQYFNHHPYPHNHYMPDLHPAAGHQMNGTNQHFRDCNPKHSGGSSTPGGSGGSSTPGGSGGSAGGGAGSSNSGGGSGGSGSSNMPASVAHVPAAMLPPNVIDTDFIDEEVLMSLVIEMGLDRIKELPELWLGQNEFDFMTDFVCKQQPSRVSC; encoded by the coding sequence ATGGCAGACCATATGATGGCCATGAACCACGGGCGCTTCCCCGACGGCACCAATGGGCTGCACCACCACCCTGCCCACCGCATGGGCATGGGGCAGTTCCCAAGCCCccatcaccaccagcagcagcagccccagcaCGCCTTCAACGCCCTGATGGGCGAACACATACACTACGGCGCGGGCAACATGAATGCCACGAGCGGCATCAGGCACGCCATGGGACCGGGGACTGTGAACGGAGGGCACCCCCCGAGCGCACTGGCCCCCGCGGCCAGGTTTAACAACTCCCAGTTCATGGCCCCCCCGGTGGCCAGCCAGGGAGGCTCCCTGCCGGCCAGCATGCAGCTGCAGAAGCTCAACAACCAGTATTTCAACCATCACCCCTACCCCCACAACCACTACATGCCGGATTTGCACCCTGCTGCAGGCCACCAGATGAACGGGACAAACCAGCACTTCCGAGATTGCAACCCCAAGCAcagcggcggcagcagcaccCCCGGCGGCTCCGGCGGCAGCAGCACCCCCGGCGGCTCGGGCGGCAGCGCGGGCGGCGGCGCGGGCAGCAGCAacagcggcggcggcagcggcggcagcggcagcagcaACATGCCCGCCTCCGTGGCCCACGTCCCTGCTGCAATGCTGCCGCCCAATGTCATAGACACTGATTTCATCGACGAGGAAGTTCTTATGTCCTTGGTGATAGAAATGGGTTTGGACCGCATCAAGGAGCTGCCCGAACTCTGGCTGGGGCAAAACGAGTTTGATTTTATGACGGACTTCGTGTGCAAACAGCAGCCCAGCAGAGTGAGCTGTTGA